A genome region from Halarchaeum grantii includes the following:
- a CDS encoding carbohydrate ABC transporter permease, which produces MTEIQDRLLGKLTPAQGRREWRPYLYLLPAFVMIAVFMAYPLVDTFILSFQEVVTLGGEARWVGLDNYVAVVTDPLFWVAAKNTLIFSIGMIIVPLVLGLGLAMMINRGIKGQSFLRSLIFVPVVVPIVVSGIVFSWLLSPDGLVNWALVTIGIIQEPARFLNSVTLSLPSVMLMVAWKRTGYYMVILLAGLQGLPSDVYEAAKIMGKSRWAMFRHITLPLLKPAILITVVLGIIDTVRAFAHVYVMTGGGPSNSSEILSTHFYKVAFSYFNFGKGAAYGFILFGLSLVLSIIVIKLSGGTEI; this is translated from the coding sequence ATGACCGAAATACAAGATAGGCTGCTCGGGAAGCTAACGCCCGCTCAGGGCCGGCGAGAGTGGCGGCCGTACCTCTACTTGCTTCCCGCGTTCGTGATGATCGCCGTGTTCATGGCGTATCCGCTCGTGGACACGTTCATCCTGAGCTTTCAGGAGGTCGTCACGCTCGGCGGCGAAGCGAGATGGGTCGGGCTGGACAACTACGTCGCCGTCGTAACCGACCCGCTGTTCTGGGTGGCGGCGAAGAACACGCTCATCTTCAGTATCGGGATGATCATCGTGCCGCTCGTTCTCGGACTCGGGCTCGCGATGATGATCAACCGTGGCATCAAGGGCCAGTCCTTCCTCCGATCGCTGATCTTCGTCCCGGTCGTCGTCCCCATCGTCGTGTCCGGGATCGTCTTCAGTTGGCTGCTCAGTCCCGACGGTCTCGTGAACTGGGCGCTAGTGACCATCGGGATCATCCAAGAGCCGGCGCGGTTCCTAAACTCGGTGACCCTCTCGCTCCCGAGCGTGATGCTGATGGTCGCCTGGAAGCGGACGGGCTACTACATGGTGATCCTCCTCGCCGGCCTGCAGGGGCTTCCCAGTGACGTCTACGAGGCGGCGAAGATCATGGGGAAATCCCGCTGGGCGATGTTCCGGCACATCACGCTGCCGCTACTCAAGCCGGCGATACTGATCACGGTCGTCCTCGGGATCATCGACACCGTTCGCGCGTTCGCCCACGTCTACGTCATGACCGGCGGCGGCCCCTCGAACTCCAGCGAGATCCTGTCCACGCACTTCTACAAGGTCGCGTTCAGCTACTTCAACTTCGGGAAGGGTGCCGCGTACGGGTTCATCCTCTTCGGGCTGTCGCTCGTGCTCTCGATTATCGTGATCAAGCTATCCGGAGGGACGGAGATATGA
- a CDS encoding ABC transporter substrate-binding protein — translation MREINRRRLLQGITTAGAVGLAGCSTGNSSGNGDGSNSGPVQITLRERDDPMAAYEPGFNETHEDIEVTASIQPPEEKYRSLISEINAGNAPEVVGLDVIYLPRFSQLGALSDLGSFYDGLGHDDYFDPLTPDFTTWNDTVRALPFWIDCSVYVYNKSHFEEAGLDPESPPETFQEFLDASRAIRDNTDHTPLSLNLAGSNSLGLELFFFMPHVWAGGGKLFNEEMTECLIDEQPAIDAVNFFKTMVEEDLCTDPTSNDTWTLQSFMNGETSMAYSAGFISHIEDQAPDVWDDMATAMFPKPEGGTQSSFLGGNCIVIPEQITENERKFDAAKEFVRWSQSEDGMRTTVEDIGYLPPRQSGLETEFVEQNSRLYDAFTRAMEQGHAPPMHPKTIEMQDPLNNALARALLGEQDVEPALSEAKSKIDGILQG, via the coding sequence ATGCGAGAAATTAACAGGCGGCGGCTACTGCAAGGCATCACGACGGCAGGAGCAGTCGGTCTGGCCGGCTGTAGTACCGGAAACAGCAGTGGGAACGGAGACGGCTCGAACTCGGGACCCGTCCAGATCACGCTCCGTGAGCGCGACGACCCGATGGCCGCGTACGAACCGGGATTCAACGAGACTCACGAGGACATCGAGGTGACGGCGAGTATCCAGCCTCCCGAGGAGAAATACCGCTCGCTGATCTCGGAGATCAACGCGGGGAACGCGCCCGAGGTGGTCGGTCTCGACGTGATCTACCTGCCGCGATTCTCCCAGCTCGGAGCGCTCTCGGACCTCGGGTCGTTCTACGACGGCCTCGGGCACGACGACTACTTCGACCCGTTGACTCCCGACTTCACCACGTGGAACGACACGGTCCGCGCGCTCCCGTTCTGGATCGACTGCAGCGTCTACGTCTACAACAAGTCACACTTCGAGGAGGCCGGACTCGACCCCGAGAGCCCGCCGGAGACCTTCCAGGAGTTCCTCGACGCGTCGCGGGCGATCAGGGACAACACGGACCACACGCCCCTCTCGCTCAATCTGGCGGGCTCGAACTCCCTCGGACTGGAGCTGTTCTTCTTCATGCCCCACGTCTGGGCCGGCGGCGGCAAGCTGTTCAACGAGGAGATGACGGAGTGTCTGATCGACGAGCAACCCGCGATCGACGCCGTCAACTTCTTCAAGACGATGGTCGAGGAGGACCTGTGCACGGACCCGACGTCCAACGACACGTGGACGTTGCAGTCCTTCATGAACGGGGAGACGTCGATGGCGTACTCCGCCGGGTTCATCTCCCACATCGAGGATCAAGCACCCGACGTCTGGGACGACATGGCCACCGCGATGTTCCCCAAGCCCGAGGGCGGGACGCAGTCGAGTTTCCTCGGCGGCAACTGCATCGTCATCCCCGAGCAGATCACGGAGAACGAGCGGAAGTTCGACGCCGCGAAGGAGTTCGTCCGCTGGTCGCAGTCCGAGGACGGCATGCGGACGACGGTCGAGGACATCGGATACCTCCCGCCGCGACAGAGCGGCCTCGAAACGGAGTTCGTCGAGCAGAACAGCCGCCTATACGACGCGTTCACCCGCGCGATGGAGCAGGGACACGCGCCGCCGATGCACCCGAAAACCATCGAGATGCAGGACCCCCTGAACAACGCGCTGGCCCGGGCGCTACTGGGTGAGCAGGATGTCGAACCCGCCCTCTCGGAGGCGAAGTCGAAGATCGACGGTATCCTACAGGGTTGA
- a CDS encoding glycoside hydrolase family 127 protein, protein MSEQRKPLSIGSVEIEDDFWRQRREVNREKTIEYQYQQLRESGTLENFRRASEGESGGHNGMWFQDSDAYKWLEAASYVLATRDDPELRERVEEVIELVGAAQEEDGYLNTYFALEEPEKRWTNLNMMHELYCAGHLIEAAVAHHRATGETSLLAVATDLADHIDRTFEDDVDGAPGHQEIELALMELADVTDEERYRDLAQYFVDIRGHNDRLAWEFANIEEIAGYDPDDDEGGIAGQAVNVFLEDGEYDGSYAQAHAPLREQETVEGHSVRAMYYFAGATDVAVETGDDDLLQHLDLLWRNMTEKRMYVTGGIGSQHVGERFTTDYDLPNDTAYAETCAAIGSIFWNQRLFEETGESKYVDLIERQLYNATLVGVSLDGTEFFYDNVLESDGSHDREGWFECACCPPNIARLIASLERYLYAVDDDGLYVNQYVSGTATPTIDGTTATVTQTTDFPWEGTVELDVETPEEAEFAVRLRVPEWCTDVSVSVNGTSVAVDADEDYVTLDRVWDDDRITAEFEMDVQVLEAHPEVEADSGRVALQRGPLVYCVEGVDNDRPLHQYAIDPETEFDVTYREDLLDGVATLDATATVPAKDGWDGELYRSADETDETTAPITAVPYYAWNNRGPNRMQVWIREA, encoded by the coding sequence ATGTCTGAGCAGCGAAAGCCGTTGTCGATCGGGAGTGTCGAGATCGAGGATGACTTCTGGCGACAGCGCCGCGAAGTCAACCGCGAGAAGACGATCGAGTACCAGTATCAACAGCTTCGAGAGTCCGGGACGCTGGAAAACTTCCGGCGCGCCAGCGAGGGCGAGAGCGGTGGTCACAACGGCATGTGGTTCCAGGACTCGGACGCCTACAAGTGGCTGGAGGCGGCGAGCTACGTGCTGGCCACCCGCGACGACCCCGAGTTGAGGGAGCGAGTCGAGGAGGTCATCGAGCTGGTGGGGGCGGCCCAAGAGGAGGACGGCTACCTGAACACGTACTTCGCGCTCGAGGAGCCGGAGAAGCGGTGGACGAACCTGAACATGATGCACGAACTCTACTGCGCGGGCCACCTGATCGAGGCGGCCGTCGCCCACCACCGCGCGACCGGCGAGACGTCGCTCCTCGCCGTCGCGACCGACCTCGCCGACCACATCGACCGAACGTTCGAGGACGACGTTGATGGCGCGCCGGGGCACCAGGAGATCGAACTCGCGCTGATGGAGCTCGCCGACGTCACCGACGAGGAGCGCTACCGCGACCTCGCGCAGTACTTCGTCGACATCCGCGGCCACAACGACCGACTCGCCTGGGAGTTCGCGAACATCGAGGAAATCGCGGGGTACGACCCGGACGACGACGAGGGCGGTATCGCCGGGCAGGCCGTGAACGTGTTCCTCGAGGACGGCGAGTACGACGGCAGCTACGCCCAAGCACACGCGCCGCTGCGTGAACAGGAGACCGTCGAAGGCCACTCCGTCCGGGCGATGTACTACTTCGCCGGTGCCACCGACGTCGCCGTCGAGACGGGCGACGACGACCTCCTCCAGCATCTCGATCTGCTCTGGCGGAACATGACGGAAAAGCGCATGTACGTCACCGGCGGCATCGGGTCCCAGCACGTCGGCGAGCGGTTCACGACGGACTACGACCTCCCGAACGACACCGCCTACGCCGAGACGTGTGCAGCGATCGGGAGCATCTTTTGGAACCAGCGCCTGTTCGAGGAGACCGGGGAGTCGAAGTACGTCGACCTCATCGAGCGGCAGTTGTACAACGCCACGCTCGTGGGTGTCTCGCTGGACGGGACGGAGTTCTTCTACGACAACGTCCTGGAGAGCGACGGCTCCCACGACCGCGAGGGCTGGTTCGAGTGCGCGTGCTGTCCGCCGAACATCGCGCGCCTGATCGCGTCCCTCGAACGGTATCTCTATGCGGTCGACGACGACGGTCTCTACGTCAACCAGTACGTCAGCGGGACCGCGACGCCGACGATCGACGGGACGACCGCGACGGTGACACAGACGACCGACTTCCCTTGGGAGGGCACGGTCGAACTCGACGTGGAGACCCCCGAGGAGGCGGAGTTCGCCGTCAGACTCCGCGTCCCCGAGTGGTGTACGGACGTGTCCGTCTCCGTGAACGGGACCTCGGTCGCCGTCGACGCGGACGAGGACTACGTCACGCTCGATCGAGTCTGGGACGACGACCGAATCACCGCCGAGTTCGAGATGGACGTACAGGTGCTCGAAGCGCATCCGGAGGTGGAAGCCGACAGCGGGCGCGTCGCCTTACAGCGCGGCCCCCTCGTCTACTGCGTCGAGGGCGTCGATAACGACCGGCCGCTGCATCAGTACGCGATCGACCCGGAGACGGAGTTCGACGTGACGTACCGCGAGGACCTTCTCGACGGGGTCGCCACCCTGGACGCGACGGCGACCGTCCCCGCGAAGGACGGCTGGGACGGGGAGCTCTATCGGTCGGCCGACGAGACCGACGAGACGACCGCCCCGATCACCGCCGTGCCGTACTACGCGTGGAACAACCGGGGGCCGAACCGGATGCAGGTCTGGATCCGGGAGGCGTAG
- a CDS encoding NAD-dependent epimerase/dehydratase family protein, producing the protein MRVTVIGATGHIGSYLVPRLVRAGHDVVAISRGERDPYRDDGAWADVESVELDREAAEERGEFGDAILGTDPDAVVDLICFEPESARALVDALRGEVQHLLHCGTVWVHGPSDVVPTTEDEPRTRRPLGEYGRKKAAIEEYLLDEARRNGVPVSVLHPGHIVGPGWAPLNPAGNFDTDVFGRLARGEEVALPNFGLETIHHVHADDVAQGFQRALENWSAAVGESFHVVSPRALTLRGYAEAVADWFGRDADLTYLPFEEWAERPEYDADAAEATEEHIRYSPNASIEKAREKLGYEPRYTSLEATREAVDALIEAGDIDIEE; encoded by the coding sequence ATGCGTGTCACCGTCATCGGCGCGACCGGACACATCGGGAGCTATCTCGTGCCGCGACTCGTGCGCGCCGGCCACGACGTCGTCGCCATCAGTCGGGGCGAGCGCGACCCCTATCGGGACGACGGCGCGTGGGCCGACGTCGAATCAGTCGAACTGGACCGCGAGGCCGCCGAGGAGCGCGGCGAGTTCGGCGACGCAATTCTGGGCACGGACCCGGACGCCGTCGTCGACCTCATCTGCTTCGAGCCGGAGAGCGCCCGCGCGCTCGTCGACGCGCTTCGCGGCGAGGTACAGCACCTCCTGCACTGCGGGACGGTCTGGGTGCACGGCCCGAGCGACGTCGTCCCCACGACCGAGGACGAACCCCGCACTCGCCGGCCGCTCGGCGAGTACGGCCGCAAGAAGGCCGCAATCGAGGAGTACTTGCTCGACGAGGCGCGGCGCAACGGCGTCCCCGTCAGCGTCCTCCACCCCGGGCACATCGTCGGCCCCGGGTGGGCGCCCCTCAACCCCGCCGGGAACTTCGACACCGACGTCTTCGGGCGGCTCGCGCGCGGCGAGGAAGTCGCGCTCCCGAACTTCGGCCTCGAGACCATCCACCACGTCCACGCCGACGACGTCGCGCAGGGCTTCCAGCGCGCGCTCGAGAACTGGTCGGCCGCCGTCGGCGAGAGCTTCCACGTCGTCTCCCCGCGCGCGCTCACACTCCGGGGCTACGCCGAAGCCGTCGCCGACTGGTTCGGCCGCGACGCCGACCTCACCTACCTCCCCTTCGAGGAGTGGGCCGAGCGCCCCGAGTACGACGCCGACGCCGCCGAGGCGACCGAGGAACACATCCGCTACAGCCCGAACGCGAGCATCGAGAAGGCCCGCGAGAAACTCGGCTACGAGCCCCGCTACACCTCCCTCGAAGCCACCCGCGAAGCCGTCGACGCCCTGATCGAGGCCGGCGACATCGATATCGAGGAGTAG
- a CDS encoding family 43 glycosylhydrolase gives MFDENTRDAMDRRSVLKGLGVGALAAAGGVGVSGSASADESSQHYHNPVGPVGFGDVSVIQAGDTYYAYGTETPNDIVPVAESTNLVDWTYTHSAFDSYPDWRSDDAGVWAPDINYYDGQYHLYYSYSTWGSSDNPGIGLATAANPGDTFTDQGPVFRANDLGMTNCIDAEFRVVDGTPYMIWGSWYGIYGVQLTSDGADYVPGTTFQLAGDMREGPMLVEENGYYYLFYSTGHCCEGADSTYEVEVGRSESLTGPYYNREGTDLRDLNEHRSGVTILSGDDQFTGPGHNDAIRDANGDWWMVYHVEATTSNETRQMMIDRIQWTDTDWPVVARTGTPSAQSPRPNAGSYDRGALPDGTYHVRNVNSGRLLEVAGASTSDGANVQQYVETGNTCQDWTVSANGDGTYTLTNVNSGKLLEVAGASTSDGANVQQYADTGSACQDWIVEDVGGGQFRVTNANSGKLLEVANAGTANGDNVQQYAATGDPCQLWTFTEV, from the coding sequence ATGTTCGACGAGAACACTCGCGACGCGATGGACAGGCGGAGCGTACTGAAGGGTCTCGGCGTCGGCGCGCTGGCGGCGGCGGGCGGCGTCGGCGTGAGCGGGTCGGCGTCGGCCGACGAGAGCAGCCAGCACTACCACAACCCCGTCGGGCCGGTCGGCTTCGGCGACGTCTCCGTGATTCAGGCGGGCGACACCTACTACGCCTACGGCACGGAGACCCCGAACGACATCGTTCCGGTAGCGGAGTCGACGAACCTCGTCGACTGGACGTACACGCACTCCGCGTTCGACAGCTATCCGGACTGGCGCAGCGACGACGCGGGCGTCTGGGCGCCGGACATCAACTACTACGACGGGCAGTACCACCTCTACTACTCCTACTCGACGTGGGGGAGCAGCGACAACCCCGGCATCGGGCTGGCGACGGCGGCGAACCCGGGCGACACCTTCACCGATCAGGGGCCGGTCTTCCGCGCGAACGACCTCGGGATGACGAACTGCATCGACGCCGAGTTCCGCGTCGTCGACGGGACGCCCTACATGATCTGGGGGAGCTGGTACGGCATCTACGGCGTCCAACTCACCAGCGACGGCGCCGATTACGTCCCCGGGACGACCTTCCAGCTCGCCGGCGACATGCGCGAGGGGCCGATGCTCGTCGAGGAGAACGGCTACTACTACCTCTTCTACTCGACTGGCCACTGCTGTGAGGGCGCCGACAGCACGTACGAGGTCGAGGTGGGGCGCTCGGAGAGCCTCACCGGCCCGTACTACAACCGGGAGGGCACCGACCTGCGCGACCTCAACGAACACCGGAGCGGCGTCACGATCCTCTCCGGCGACGACCAGTTCACGGGGCCCGGCCACAACGACGCGATCCGGGACGCGAACGGCGACTGGTGGATGGTGTACCACGTCGAGGCGACCACGAGCAACGAGACGCGCCAGATGATGATCGACCGCATCCAGTGGACGGACACCGACTGGCCGGTCGTCGCGCGCACCGGCACGCCGAGCGCGCAGAGCCCGCGACCGAACGCCGGGAGCTACGACCGTGGCGCGCTCCCCGACGGCACCTACCACGTCCGCAACGTCAACAGCGGGCGGCTCCTCGAAGTCGCGGGCGCGTCGACGAGTGACGGCGCGAACGTCCAGCAGTACGTGGAGACCGGGAACACCTGTCAGGACTGGACCGTCAGCGCGAACGGCGACGGCACCTACACGCTCACGAACGTCAACAGCGGGAAGCTCCTCGAAGTCGCGGGCGCGTCGACGAGCGACGGCGCGAACGTCCAGCAGTACGCCGACACCGGGAGCGCCTGCCAGGACTGGATCGTCGAGGACGTCGGCGGCGGCCAGTTCCGCGTCACGAACGCCAACAGCGGGAAGCTCCTCGAAGTCGCGAACGCCGGCACCGCGAACGGCGACAACGTCCAGCAGTACGCCGCCACCGGCGACCCCTGCCAGCTCTGGACGTTCACGGAGGTCTAA